From Cydia fagiglandana chromosome 24, ilCydFagi1.1, whole genome shotgun sequence, a single genomic window includes:
- the LOC134676117 gene encoding uncharacterized protein LOC134676117, whose protein sequence is MAPIRVSPTAVIMVRSGNGSYVKARALLDSGAGCSVVKKSFVERFKVHQQFTGNNIFGVGDIKVNVPGTIAKLVFKPRGKTVPIISVVATVMYRVTGNIPYYDTEIRTHLDSSKLELADPALDKSQDVDIILGTDVLNYIYTGSKILTNIPGVEAYGTCFGHVLMGATWNYPSSLTTPTAGTSVEDYGIHATRLEDVLERFWRVEQPPEERPQHPEHLECERLYTSTTQRLDNGQFMVRLPLRADRPKLGESRALAMRRLISLEARLAKNPVFAEKYKEFMRDYEALGHMSKSDFNFESEHYVIPHHGIFKKGSEKIRVVYNAAANSSTGVSLNQCLHSGKPLQNDITQILLNFRRHQVVFTTDIRMMFRQTWIHPSDRRYQLILWREDPSQDVQMDYSGMSHCPILKTFNGMNSFKIYIT, encoded by the exons ATGGCGCCAATTCGTGTCTCTCCTACAGCTGTGATCATGGTCAGATCAGGCAATGGGTCTTATGTTAAAGCTAGGGCTTTGCTTGACTCGGGAGCGGGGTGCTCCGTAGTGAAGAAATCATTTGTAGAAAGATTCAAAGTACACCAACAGTTTACTgggaataatatttttggagTAGGTGACATAAAGGTAAATGTGCCAGGCACGATTGCTAAGCTTGTATTCAAACCACGCGGGAAAACAGTGCCTATCATCAGTGTAGTAGCTACAGTCATGTACAGGGTTACGGGAAACATACCTTATTATGATACTGAGATCAGGACTCATTTGGATTCATCAAAACTTGAATTAGCTGACCCTGCCTTGGATAAATCGCAGGATGTGGACATCATTCTAGGAACGGATGTGCTCAATTATATATACACTGGTTCAAAGATACTCACTAACATTCCAGGTGTTGAGGCGTACGGCACCTGCTTCGGTCACGTGCTGATGGGGGCAACTTGGAATTACCCATCATCATTAACAACACCGACCGCCGGGACATCAGTAGAGGACTACGGCATCCATGCTACTCGGCTCGAGGACGTCCTAGAAAGGTTTTGGAGAGTGGAGCAGCCCCCCGAGGAGCGGCCGCAACACCCAGAACACCTCGAATGTGAAAGGTTGTATACCTCCACTACTCAACGTTTAGATAATGGCCAATTCATGGTGCGGTTGCCGCTGCGGGCAGACCGACCCAAGCTGGGCGAGTCTAGGGCTCTAGCCATGCGTAGACTGATTTCGTTGGAGGCCAGGCTGGCCAAAAATCCAGTATTTGCTGAAAAATATAAGGAATTCATGAGGGACTATGAGGCACTTGGTCATATGTCCAAATCAGACTTTAATTTCGAGAGCGAACACTATGTAATACCCCACCACGGAATTTTCAAAAAGGGATCCGAAAAGATCCGCGTCGTATATAACGCTGCAGCTAACTCAAGCACCGGAGTATCGCTCAATCAATGCCTTCACTCAGGCAAACCGCTTCAAAatgatatcactcaaatattgttaaatttcaGACGTCATCAAGTTGTCTTCACGACCGACATCAGAATGATGTTCCGGCAAACGTGGATACACCCCAGCGATAGGCGCTATCAGCTGATTCTGTGGCGCGAGGATCCGTCGCAGGATGTACAG ATGGATTACAGTGGGATGAGCCACTGTCCCATACTCAAGACCTTCAATGGAATGAACTCATTCAAGATCTACATCACTTGA